In Scleropages formosus chromosome 10, fSclFor1.1, whole genome shotgun sequence, a single genomic region encodes these proteins:
- the LOC108932197 gene encoding collagenase 3-like translates to MAITSLLLVLLTVRYADSLPLSAAGREKATENWQLGKKYLEQFYNLPAELNGELTDSEVVEQKIREVQNFFHLEVTGKLDTKTLGMMTKARCAESDVDQFRTKWLSTNLTFRIVNYTPDLKKSEVDRAIRKAFNVWSRVTPLVFEKLYKGNADIMISFVSKEHGDNNPFDGPEGLLAHAYAPGKNLGGDVHFDDDERWTSDSTEYNLFLVAAHEFGHALGLSHSTDPGALMHPMYSYNQGYPLSELDVHEIQALYGPNPTIQHVKPKPRAPEKCDPMLSIDAVTELRGERIIFKDRFHWRLHPQHFEAHQELIKFNWPFLSERVDAAYESPQKDRVFIFSGIRMWALNGYTLDESYPKYIHNLGLPKNVHKIDAAVNIQDTGKTLLFSDDQYWSYDEDSNTMDTGYPRLIEEDFPGIGTKVDAAAYHYGYLYFFHKHLRFEYNYRERRVTHVLSTNSILNC, encoded by the exons ATGGCCATCACAAGTCTTCTCCTTGTTCTTCTAACCGTGAGATACGCCGACTCATTGCCCCTGTCTGCTGCAGGGAGAGAGAAGGCGACGGAGAACTGGCAACTCGGCAAG AAATACCTGGAGCAGTTCTATAACCTCCCAGCTGAGCTCAATGGAGAATTGACAGATTCTGAAGTTGTAGAGCAGAAGATCCGTGAGGTACAGAACTTCTTCCACCTGGAGGTGACGGGGAAGCTGGACACCAAAACCCTGGGGATGATGACCAAAGCCCGCTGTGCAGAGAGTGATGTCGACCAGTTCAGAACCAAATGGCTGAGCACTAACCTGACGTTTCG GATAGTGAATTACACCCCTGACCTGAAGAAGTCAGAAGTGGATAGAGCCATTCGCAAAGCATTCAACGTATGGAGCAGGGTGACTCCGCTGGTGTTCGAAAAATTGTACAAGGGCAACGCAGACATCATGATCAGTTTCGTGAGCAAAG AGCATGGAGACAATAACCCATTTGATGGCCCCGAGGGGCTTTTAGCTCATGCTTATGCTCCCGGGAAGAACCTTGGTGGTGACGTACACTTTGACGATGACGAGAGGTGGACCAGCGACTCAACCG AGTACAACCTGTTCCTGGTGGCCGCCCATGAGTTTGGTCACGCTTTGGGTCTGTCCCATTCTACAGACCCTGGAGCACTGATGCATCCAATGTACTCCTACAACCAGGGCTACCCCTTGTCTGAATTGGACGTCCATGAGATACAAGCATTGTATG GCCCGAACCCCACAATTCAGCATGTGAAACCAAAACCTCGTGCCCCAGAGAAGTGTGACCCCATGCTGAGCATTGATGCAGTGACAGAATTAAGAGGAGAAAGAATCATTTTCAAAGACAG GTTTCACTGGCGTTTACACCCTCAGCATTTTGAAGCTCACCAAGAACTGATTAAATTCAACTGGCCTTTCTTGTCAGAAAGAGTGGACGCAGCCTACGAGAGTCCCCAAAAAGACAGGGTGTTCATATTTAGTG GTATCAGAATGTGGGCCCTCAACGGATATACCCTGGATGAAAGCTACCCGAAATACATCCACAACCTTGGTCTGCccaaaaatgtgcacaaaatagATGCTGCTGTCAACATCCAGGATACCGGCAAGACCCTGCTCTTCTCTGATGACCAGTACTGGAG TTATGATGAGGACAGTAACACTATGGACACTGGATATCCAAGGCTTATAGAGGAAGACTTCCCTGGTATTGGGACAAAGGTGGATGCTGCTGCCTACCATTATG GATATTTGTATTTCTTCCACAAACATCTTCGATTTGAGTACAACTACAGGGAAAGGAGGGTCACTCATGTTCTGAGTACCAACTCAATTCTTAACtgctaa
- the LOC108932388 gene encoding alkaline ceramidase 3-like isoform X3, protein MAPSDRPGYWGRPTSTLDWCEDNYVVSFYIAEFWNTVSNLIMIIPPIFGAIQTFRDGMEVRYVFAFLGLAAVGVGSWCFHMTLQYEMQLLDELPMIYSCCVFVYCLYECFKQENTVHHLVIVILFMFSVIVTVVYLQWKEPVFHQVMYGILVGCLVLRSVFIVTWVYPWLQPLAYTSLTVFLMGFLLWNIDNIFCDTLRDARRKLPPIVGAVTQFHAWWHILTGLGSYLHILFSLQTRTTYLRHRPKVKFICGLWPVVHVETDKAL, encoded by the exons ATGGCTCCCTCCGACAGGCCGGGCTACTGGGGCCGCCCGACCTCCACGCTGGACTGGTGCGAGGACAACTATGTGGTCTCGTTCTACATCGCCGAATTCT GGAACACTGTCAGTAACCTGATCATGATCATTCCACCAATCTTCGGTGCCATACAGACTTTCAGAGACGGCATGGAAGTCCGCTACGTGTTTGCTTTTCTTGGGCTTGCAG ctGTTGGCGTTGGGTCCTGGTGTTTCCACATGACATTGCAATATGAGATGCAG TTACTGGATGAATTACCAATGATCTAcagttgctgtgtgtttgtctacTGCCT ATATGAATGTTTCAAGCAAGAGAACACAGTCCATCACCTTGTCATAGTGATCctgtttatgttcagtgttATCGTCACTGTG GTGTACTTACAATGGAAGGAGCCAGTATTTCATCAG GTCATGTACGGAATATTGGTGGGCTGTTTAGTCCTGCGCTCCGTGTTCATAGTGACGTG ggTGTATCCATGGCTACAGCCTCTCGCCTACACGTCTTTAACTGTGTTCCTCATGGGATTTCTGCTCTGGAACATAGACAATATTTTCTGTGACACACTGAG GGATGCTCGACGGAAGCTTCCTCCGATCGTTGGGGCGGTGACGCAGTTCCACGCCTGGTGGCACATCCTCACCGGACTGGGCTCCTACTTGCACATTCTCTTCAG CCTTCAGACAAGAACCACCTACCTCAGACACAGACCGAAAGTAAAG TTTATCTGCGGACTGTGGCCCGTGGTTCACGTGGAGACCGACAAGGCCTTATGA
- the LOC108932388 gene encoding alkaline ceramidase 3-like isoform X2 yields the protein MIIPPIFGAIQTFRDGMEVRYVFAFLGLAAVGVGSWCFHMTLQYEMQLLDELPMIYSCCVFVYCLYECFKQENTVHHLVIVILFMFSVIVTVVYLQWKEPVFHQVMYGILVGCLVLRSVFIVTWVYPWLQPLAYTSLTVFLMGFLLWNIDNIFCDTLRDARRKLPPIVGAVTQFHAWWHILTGLGSYLHILFSLQTRTTYLRHRPKVKFICGLWPVVHVETDKAL from the exons ATGATCATTCCACCAATCTTCGGTGCCATACAGACTTTCAGAGACGGCATGGAAGTCCGCTACGTGTTTGCTTTTCTTGGGCTTGCAG ctGTTGGCGTTGGGTCCTGGTGTTTCCACATGACATTGCAATATGAGATGCAG TTACTGGATGAATTACCAATGATCTAcagttgctgtgtgtttgtctacTGCCT ATATGAATGTTTCAAGCAAGAGAACACAGTCCATCACCTTGTCATAGTGATCctgtttatgttcagtgttATCGTCACTGTG GTGTACTTACAATGGAAGGAGCCAGTATTTCATCAG GTCATGTACGGAATATTGGTGGGCTGTTTAGTCCTGCGCTCCGTGTTCATAGTGACGTG ggTGTATCCATGGCTACAGCCTCTCGCCTACACGTCTTTAACTGTGTTCCTCATGGGATTTCTGCTCTGGAACATAGACAATATTTTCTGTGACACACTGAG GGATGCTCGACGGAAGCTTCCTCCGATCGTTGGGGCGGTGACGCAGTTCCACGCCTGGTGGCACATCCTCACCGGACTGGGCTCCTACTTGCACATTCTCTTCAG CCTTCAGACAAGAACCACCTACCTCAGACACAGACCGAAAGTAAAG TTTATCTGCGGACTGTGGCCCGTGGTTCACGTGGAGACCGACAAGGCCTTATGA
- the LOC108932388 gene encoding alkaline ceramidase 3-like isoform X1: MFAFHYIFLGYVTCQWTIRIRVRCQAFKTRQTDTRLGSSRETRPRRRSKASDGGTPACPFHPDLSWGRSAGNTVSNLIMIIPPIFGAIQTFRDGMEVRYVFAFLGLAAVGVGSWCFHMTLQYEMQLLDELPMIYSCCVFVYCLYECFKQENTVHHLVIVILFMFSVIVTVVYLQWKEPVFHQVMYGILVGCLVLRSVFIVTWVYPWLQPLAYTSLTVFLMGFLLWNIDNIFCDTLRDARRKLPPIVGAVTQFHAWWHILTGLGSYLHILFSLQTRTTYLRHRPKVKFICGLWPVVHVETDKAL, translated from the exons ATGTTCGCGTTTCACTATATTTTTCTCGGATACGTGACGTGTCAGTGGACGATACGAATACGTGTAAGATGCCAGGCATTCAAGACAAG acagacagacacaaggCTCGGCTCGAGCAGGGAGACACGGCCGAGACGGCGGTCAAAGGCCAGCGATGGGGGCACACCGGCCTGCCCGTTTCACCCTGACCTCTCCTGGGGCCGCAGCGCAG GGAACACTGTCAGTAACCTGATCATGATCATTCCACCAATCTTCGGTGCCATACAGACTTTCAGAGACGGCATGGAAGTCCGCTACGTGTTTGCTTTTCTTGGGCTTGCAG ctGTTGGCGTTGGGTCCTGGTGTTTCCACATGACATTGCAATATGAGATGCAG TTACTGGATGAATTACCAATGATCTAcagttgctgtgtgtttgtctacTGCCT ATATGAATGTTTCAAGCAAGAGAACACAGTCCATCACCTTGTCATAGTGATCctgtttatgttcagtgttATCGTCACTGTG GTGTACTTACAATGGAAGGAGCCAGTATTTCATCAG GTCATGTACGGAATATTGGTGGGCTGTTTAGTCCTGCGCTCCGTGTTCATAGTGACGTG ggTGTATCCATGGCTACAGCCTCTCGCCTACACGTCTTTAACTGTGTTCCTCATGGGATTTCTGCTCTGGAACATAGACAATATTTTCTGTGACACACTGAG GGATGCTCGACGGAAGCTTCCTCCGATCGTTGGGGCGGTGACGCAGTTCCACGCCTGGTGGCACATCCTCACCGGACTGGGCTCCTACTTGCACATTCTCTTCAG CCTTCAGACAAGAACCACCTACCTCAGACACAGACCGAAAGTAAAG TTTATCTGCGGACTGTGGCCCGTGGTTCACGTGGAGACCGACAAGGCCTTATGA
- the tsku gene encoding tsukushi isoform X2, with amino-acid sequence MVTFMCLIISLLLLPLEGAVKNCHPGCRCEVENYGLFDSFSLTKVYCSGVGPSLAPVPIPLDTSFLDLSSNSIHILTDSMLTGPGYTTLVSLDLSSNHISKIQANALSKLRYLESLDLSHNALEDLADSVFAGLPLAEVDLSNNRMQELRLEVFSTKGHGKAINVDVSNNLLSTVSRKPHTSPPSIKTLILSGNSLKVIPNLRGVPLRHLNLDGNLFSRIEENSFADLKDLVHLSLSSLAELTVVQPHSFKDLQNLQVLDLSNNPKLESLKPEVFNGLVSLQELNLSKSGVTSLPNDISSHLPSIRSITIGDSIQCWKTQKQGQFHRQVGQAKSGVFLTCDITDNDL; translated from the coding sequence ATGGTGACTTTCATGTGTCTCATCATCTCTCTGCTGCTCCTGCCTCTTGAGGGAGCAGTGAAGAACTGCCACCCTGGGTGCCGCTGTGAGGTGGAGAACTATGGACTCTTTGACAGTTTCAGTCTGACTAAGGTTTACTGCAGCGGGGTGGGTCCTAGCCTTGCTCCTGTCCCCATCCCTCTGGATACATCCTTCCTGGACCTGTCCTCCAACTCCATCCACATCCTCACTGACTCCATGCTTACTGGGCCAGGATACACCACCCTTGTCAGCCTGGATCTCAGTAGTAATCACATCTCTAAAATCCAAGCCAATGCCCTTTCAAAGCTGCGCTACCTGGAGTCCTTGGACCTCAGCCATAATGCTCTTGAGGACTTAGCGGACAGTGTTTTCGCTGGCCTCCCGCTGGCAGAGGTGGACTTGAGCAACAATCGGATGCAGGAGCTGAGGCTGGAAGTCTTCTCAACCAAGGGCCATGGTAAGGCCATCAACGTGGATGTATCCAACAACCTGTTGTCCACTGTTTCCAGGAAGCCACATACAAGCCCTCCCAGTATCAAGACCCTGATCCTGTCAGGAAACAGTCTAAAGGTGATTCCTAATCTAAGAGGTGTCCCCTTGAGGCACTTGAATTTAGATGGAAATCTATTTTCCAGAATTGAGGAGAATTCTTTTGCAGATCTGAAGGATCTGGTCCACTTGTCACTGAGTAGCCTTGCTGAGCTCACTGTGGTCCAGCCCCACAGCTTCAAGGACCTGCAGAACCTACAGGTGCTTGACTTGTCAAACAATCCCAAGTTGGAGTCATTGAAACCAGAGGTATTCAATGGCTTGGTTTCCTTACAGGAGCTCAATTTGTCTAAATCTGGAGTTACATCATTGCCAAATGACATTTCAAGTCACTTGCCAAGTATCAGAAGCATTACTATAGGGGACAGTATCCAGTGTTGGAAAACCCAGAAGCAAGGTCAGTTCCACAGACAGGTTGGACAGGCTAAGAGTGGAGTATTCCTCACATGTGATATCACTGACAATGATTTATGA
- the tsku gene encoding tsukushi isoform X1: MSCMCWALRTMVTFMCLIISLLLLPLEGAVKNCHPGCRCEVENYGLFDSFSLTKVYCSGVGPSLAPVPIPLDTSFLDLSSNSIHILTDSMLTGPGYTTLVSLDLSSNHISKIQANALSKLRYLESLDLSHNALEDLADSVFAGLPLAEVDLSNNRMQELRLEVFSTKGHGKAINVDVSNNLLSTVSRKPHTSPPSIKTLILSGNSLKVIPNLRGVPLRHLNLDGNLFSRIEENSFADLKDLVHLSLSSLAELTVVQPHSFKDLQNLQVLDLSNNPKLESLKPEVFNGLVSLQELNLSKSGVTSLPNDISSHLPSIRSITIGDSIQCWKTQKQGQFHRQVGQAKSGVFLTCDITDNDL, encoded by the coding sequence GACAATGGTGACTTTCATGTGTCTCATCATCTCTCTGCTGCTCCTGCCTCTTGAGGGAGCAGTGAAGAACTGCCACCCTGGGTGCCGCTGTGAGGTGGAGAACTATGGACTCTTTGACAGTTTCAGTCTGACTAAGGTTTACTGCAGCGGGGTGGGTCCTAGCCTTGCTCCTGTCCCCATCCCTCTGGATACATCCTTCCTGGACCTGTCCTCCAACTCCATCCACATCCTCACTGACTCCATGCTTACTGGGCCAGGATACACCACCCTTGTCAGCCTGGATCTCAGTAGTAATCACATCTCTAAAATCCAAGCCAATGCCCTTTCAAAGCTGCGCTACCTGGAGTCCTTGGACCTCAGCCATAATGCTCTTGAGGACTTAGCGGACAGTGTTTTCGCTGGCCTCCCGCTGGCAGAGGTGGACTTGAGCAACAATCGGATGCAGGAGCTGAGGCTGGAAGTCTTCTCAACCAAGGGCCATGGTAAGGCCATCAACGTGGATGTATCCAACAACCTGTTGTCCACTGTTTCCAGGAAGCCACATACAAGCCCTCCCAGTATCAAGACCCTGATCCTGTCAGGAAACAGTCTAAAGGTGATTCCTAATCTAAGAGGTGTCCCCTTGAGGCACTTGAATTTAGATGGAAATCTATTTTCCAGAATTGAGGAGAATTCTTTTGCAGATCTGAAGGATCTGGTCCACTTGTCACTGAGTAGCCTTGCTGAGCTCACTGTGGTCCAGCCCCACAGCTTCAAGGACCTGCAGAACCTACAGGTGCTTGACTTGTCAAACAATCCCAAGTTGGAGTCATTGAAACCAGAGGTATTCAATGGCTTGGTTTCCTTACAGGAGCTCAATTTGTCTAAATCTGGAGTTACATCATTGCCAAATGACATTTCAAGTCACTTGCCAAGTATCAGAAGCATTACTATAGGGGACAGTATCCAGTGTTGGAAAACCCAGAAGCAAGGTCAGTTCCACAGACAGGTTGGACAGGCTAAGAGTGGAGTATTCCTCACATGTGATATCACTGACAATGATTTATGA